From the genome of Staphylococcus haemolyticus, one region includes:
- a CDS encoding proline--tRNA ligase has product MKQSKVFIPTRRDVPAEAEALSHQLLLKAGLIKQSTSGIYSYLPLASRVLNNISKIIREEMESIDAVEILMPALQQAELWEESGRWGAYGPELMRLKDRNGREFALGPTHEEVVTSIVRDELKSYKQLPLTLFQIQSKFRDEKRPRFGLLRGREFIMKDAYSFHADEASLDETYQDMYNAYDRIFKRVGINARPVVADSGAIGGNHTHEFMALSEIGEDTIVYSEHSDYAANIEKAEVVYHPNEKHTEVAELEKVETPNVKTAQELADFLNRPVDEIVKSMIFKIDGEFIMFLIRGHHELNDVKVKAFFETDNVEMATQEEIVNLLGANPGSLGPVHDKDIRIFADNYVRDLNNLVVGANEDGSHYINANLDRDFKVDEFGDFRFILEGETLSDGSGEAKFAEGIEVGQVFKLGTKYSEAMNATFLDNQGKAKPLIMGCYGIGVSRTLSAIVEQNNDENGIIWPKSVTPFDLHLITINPKKDEQLELGDQLYKELQQQYDVLYDDRKDRAGVKFNDADLIGLPIRIVVGKNASEGIVEVKVRQTGESEEVHINDLNTHIATLYSNL; this is encoded by the coding sequence ATGAAACAATCGAAAGTTTTCATACCAACTAGGAGAGATGTCCCTGCTGAAGCAGAAGCATTGAGTCACCAATTATTATTAAAAGCAGGATTAATCAAACAAAGTACAAGTGGTATTTATAGCTATTTACCATTAGCATCTCGTGTGTTAAATAATATTTCTAAAATCATCCGTGAAGAAATGGAAAGCATTGATGCCGTTGAAATTTTAATGCCTGCACTTCAACAAGCAGAACTTTGGGAAGAATCAGGTCGTTGGGGTGCATACGGTCCAGAGTTAATGCGCTTAAAAGATCGTAATGGACGTGAATTTGCTTTAGGTCCTACACATGAGGAAGTAGTGACTTCTATCGTTAGAGATGAACTTAAATCATATAAACAATTGCCTTTAACGTTATTCCAAATACAATCTAAATTTCGAGATGAGAAACGTCCACGCTTTGGTTTGTTAAGAGGTAGAGAATTTATTATGAAAGATGCGTATTCATTTCATGCTGATGAAGCATCTTTAGATGAAACATATCAAGATATGTACAATGCTTACGACCGTATATTCAAACGTGTTGGCATCAATGCTCGACCAGTGGTTGCAGACTCAGGTGCAATTGGCGGTAACCACACACACGAATTCATGGCCTTAAGTGAAATTGGTGAAGATACTATCGTATATAGTGAGCATAGTGATTATGCAGCTAATATTGAAAAAGCGGAAGTCGTTTATCATCCAAATGAAAAGCATACAGAAGTAGCAGAACTAGAAAAGGTTGAAACACCTAATGTTAAAACTGCTCAAGAATTAGCTGATTTTTTAAACCGTCCGGTTGATGAAATTGTTAAATCAATGATTTTTAAAATTGATGGAGAATTCATTATGTTCTTAATACGTGGTCATCATGAATTAAATGATGTCAAAGTAAAAGCATTTTTTGAAACAGATAATGTTGAAATGGCTACTCAAGAAGAGATTGTTAACTTATTAGGTGCTAATCCTGGTTCACTGGGACCAGTTCATGATAAAGATATTAGAATTTTTGCAGATAATTATGTCAGAGATTTAAATAATTTAGTCGTTGGTGCTAATGAGGATGGATCCCACTATATTAATGCTAATTTAGATCGAGATTTCAAGGTTGATGAGTTTGGAGATTTCCGCTTTATCTTAGAAGGAGAAACATTAAGCGATGGCTCTGGCGAAGCGAAATTTGCAGAAGGCATTGAAGTAGGTCAAGTATTTAAGTTAGGAACTAAATACTCAGAAGCAATGAACGCAACATTCTTAGATAACCAAGGTAAAGCTAAGCCATTAATCATGGGGTGCTACGGAATAGGCGTTTCAAGAACGCTAAGTGCTATTGTTGAACAAAATAATGATGAAAATGGTATTATTTGGCCTAAATCAGTTACACCATTTGATTTACATCTAATTACTATTAATCCTAAAAAGGATGAACAACTAGAATTAGGTGATCAATTGTATAAAGAATTACAACAACAATATGATGTACTTTATGATGATCGTAAAGATCGAGCTGGCGTTAAATTTAATGATGCAGATTTAATCGGTCTTCCAATAAGAATTGTAGTTGGTAAAAATGCTAGTGAGGGTATCGTTGAAGTTAAAGTACGTCAAACTGGTGAAAGCGAAGAAGTTCATATTAACGATTTAAACACTCATATCGCTACACTTTATAGTAATTTATAA
- the rseP gene encoding RIP metalloprotease RseP, with amino-acid sequence MSYLITIVSFMIVFGVLVTVHEYGHMFFAKRAGIMCPEFAIGMGPKIFSFRKNETLYTIRLLPVGGYVRMAGDGLEEPPVEPGMNVKVKLNDKDEITHIILDDQHKFQKIEAIEVKQCDFKDDLYIEGITSYDNERHHFNIAEKAYFVENGSLIQIAPRHRQFAHKKPLPKFLTLFAGPLFNFILALILFIALAYFQGTPTTSVGQLADHYPAQQAGLKSGDKIVQVGQYKTKSFDDIQSAANKIKDNKTTIKFERDNQTKTVDITPKKQVIKQTKLNSETTYILGFQPEKEHTLIKPIALGFDQFVSASTLIFKAVGTMIASIFTGQFSFDMLNGPVGIYHNVDSVVKQGIIALTYYTALLSVNLGIMNLLPIPALDGGRILFVIYEAIFRRPVNKKAETIIIAAGAIFVLIIMVLVTWNDIQRYFL; translated from the coding sequence GTGAGCTATTTAATCACTATTGTCTCATTTATGATCGTGTTTGGTGTACTTGTTACGGTACATGAATATGGTCACATGTTCTTTGCTAAGCGTGCTGGAATAATGTGTCCTGAATTCGCGATAGGTATGGGACCAAAAATATTTAGTTTCCGTAAGAACGAAACTTTGTATACCATCCGTTTATTACCTGTAGGTGGTTATGTAAGAATGGCTGGAGACGGTTTAGAAGAGCCACCAGTTGAACCAGGTATGAATGTTAAAGTAAAACTTAATGATAAAGATGAGATTACGCACATAATTTTAGATGATCAGCATAAATTTCAAAAGATAGAAGCAATTGAAGTTAAACAATGTGACTTCAAGGATGATTTGTACATTGAAGGTATTACTTCATATGATAATGAGCGACATCATTTTAATATTGCTGAAAAAGCATATTTTGTTGAGAATGGTAGTTTAATTCAAATCGCTCCGCGACATCGACAATTTGCACATAAGAAACCTTTACCCAAATTTTTAACGTTATTTGCAGGACCATTATTTAACTTTATATTAGCCTTAATATTATTTATCGCATTAGCTTATTTCCAAGGAACACCTACTACCTCAGTGGGGCAATTAGCTGATCACTATCCAGCGCAACAAGCAGGATTAAAATCCGGAGATAAAATCGTTCAAGTAGGTCAATATAAAACAAAGAGTTTTGATGACATTCAGTCTGCAGCAAATAAAATTAAAGATAATAAAACAACTATAAAATTTGAAAGAGATAATCAAACAAAGACAGTGGACATAACTCCTAAAAAGCAAGTTATTAAGCAAACTAAATTAAATTCTGAGACGACGTACATTTTAGGTTTCCAACCAGAGAAAGAACATACTTTAATAAAACCAATTGCGCTAGGATTTGATCAGTTTGTTAGTGCCAGTACATTAATCTTTAAAGCTGTAGGAACAATGATTGCAAGTATATTCACAGGTCAATTCTCATTTGATATGTTAAATGGTCCAGTGGGTATTTATCATAATGTTGACTCTGTAGTTAAGCAGGGTATCATTGCTTTAACATACTACACTGCACTATTAAGTGTTAACTTAGGTATAATGAACTTATTACCAATTCCAGCACTTGATGGTGGTCGAATTTTATTTGTTATCTATGAAGCAATTTTCAGAAGACCAGTTAATAAAAAAGCAGAAACAATTATAATAGCTGCTGGTGCTATTTTTGTCTTAATTATAATGGTTCTAGTAACTTGGAACGATATACAACGTTATTTCTTGTAA
- the nusA gene encoding transcription termination factor NusA: MASNELLLATEYLEKEKKIPREVLIDAIEAALITAYKKNYDSARNVRVELNMDEGTFKVIARKEVVEEVFDDRDEVDLSTALVKNPAYEVGDIYEEDVTPKDFGRVGAQAAKQAVMQRLRDAEREILYTEFIDKEDDILTGVIDRVDHRYVYVNLGRIEAVLSEAERSPNEKYIPNERIKVYVNKVEQTTKGPQIYVSRSHPGLLKRLFEQEVPEIYDGTVIVKSVAREAGDRSKISVYSDNPDIDAVGACVGAKGARVEAVVEELGGEKIDIVQWNEDPKVFVRNALSPSQVLEVIVDEDNQSTVVVVPDYQLSLAIGKRGQNARLAAKLTGWKIDIKSETDARDAGIYPVIESEELAEDIVLSESDDEDIEIDDVNLEESNLTTAELAADIDETSENNEEADSEEKDV, translated from the coding sequence GTGGCAAGTAATGAACTTTTATTAGCAACTGAATATTTAGAAAAAGAAAAGAAAATCCCTAGAGAAGTATTAATCGATGCTATTGAAGCAGCTTTAATAACTGCATATAAAAAGAACTATGATAGTGCTAGAAACGTACGTGTAGAATTAAATATGGATGAAGGTACTTTTAAAGTTATAGCACGTAAAGAAGTTGTAGAAGAAGTATTTGATGACAGAGACGAAGTAGATTTAAGTACAGCATTAGTTAAAAATCCAGCATATGAAGTTGGTGATATCTACGAAGAAGATGTTACACCAAAAGATTTTGGTCGTGTTGGTGCACAAGCTGCTAAACAAGCAGTAATGCAAAGACTAAGAGATGCTGAAAGAGAAATTCTGTATACTGAATTTATTGATAAAGAAGATGATATTTTAACAGGTGTTATCGATAGAGTTGACCATCGTTACGTTTATGTTAACTTAGGTAGAATTGAAGCGGTCTTATCTGAAGCTGAAAGAAGTCCTAACGAAAAATATATTCCTAACGAACGTATTAAAGTCTATGTTAATAAAGTGGAACAGACAACTAAGGGACCACAAATTTACGTTTCTAGAAGTCATCCAGGCTTGTTAAAACGTTTATTTGAGCAAGAAGTTCCTGAAATTTATGATGGAACTGTTATTGTGAAATCAGTAGCACGTGAAGCTGGTGATCGTTCTAAGATTAGTGTTTATTCTGATAATCCAGATATCGATGCGGTAGGCGCATGTGTTGGTGCAAAAGGTGCTCGAGTTGAAGCTGTAGTTGAAGAACTTGGTGGAGAAAAAATCGACATCGTTCAATGGAATGAAGATCCTAAAGTATTTGTACGTAATGCTTTAAGTCCCTCACAAGTATTGGAAGTTATCGTTGACGAAGACAATCAATCTACTGTTGTTGTAGTTCCTGACTATCAATTGTCACTAGCTATTGGTAAGAGAGGTCAAAATGCACGATTAGCTGCAAAATTGACTGGATGGAAAATTGATATTAAATCAGAAACTGATGCTCGTGATGCGGGAATTTATCCTGTGATTGAATCTGAAGAATTAGCTGAAGACATCGTTTTATCAGAATCAGATGATGAAGATATTGAAATTGATGATGTTAATTTAGAGGAATCAAATTTAACTACTGCAGAATTAGCGGCAGATATCGATGAAACTTCTGAAAATAATGAAGAAGCAGACAGTGAAGAAAAAGACGTATAA
- a CDS encoding YlxQ family RNA-binding protein — protein sequence MSKEQILNFLGLAMRARKVKSGESVLLTEIKKNNIKLVIMASDASENTVKNIKNKCESYHVPFRIFSTRAELGQSLGKSERVNIGVIDSGFATKLTSMIDEYCKE from the coding sequence ATGAGCAAAGAACAAATTTTAAACTTTTTAGGTTTAGCAATGAGAGCCCGTAAAGTAAAGTCTGGCGAGTCTGTATTGCTTACTGAAATCAAGAAAAATAATATAAAGCTTGTTATCATGGCATCTGATGCCTCAGAAAATACTGTAAAGAATATAAAAAATAAATGTGAATCATATCATGTTCCATTTAGAATCTTTAGTACAAGAGCAGAATTAGGACAATCTTTAGGCAAGTCAGAACGTGTAAACATTGGAGTTATAGACTCTGGGTTTGCGACTAAGCTTACGTCGATGATAGATGAATATTGTAAGGAGTGA
- the rnpM gene encoding RNase P modulator RnpM translates to MKKKKIPMRKCIITNEMRPKKDMIRVVINKEGDIFADGTGKQQGRGAYVSKDVQSVEAAQEKGVLERYFNADSEKLDPVYKEIIRLIYREEIPK, encoded by the coding sequence GTGAAGAAGAAAAAGATTCCAATGCGTAAATGTATTATTACAAATGAAATGCGTCCCAAAAAAGATATGATTCGCGTTGTTATTAACAAAGAAGGCGACATTTTTGCTGATGGTACTGGCAAACAACAAGGTAGAGGCGCTTATGTTTCAAAAGATGTTCAAAGTGTAGAAGCAGCCCAAGAAAAAGGCGTACTTGAAAGATATTTTAATGCAGATTCTGAGAAGCTAGACCCTGTTTATAAAGAAATTATACGTTTGATATATAGAGAAGAGATTCCTAAATGA
- the rimP gene encoding ribosome maturation factor RimP — MSKITEEVETIITPILDELNFELVEVEYTKEGKDHFLRISIDKEGGVNLNDCTLASEKISEAMDENDPIPDMYYLDVASPGAERPIKKEKDYHNAIDKPVFVSLYAPIEGDKEWLGILKAVDDDTITMEVKEKAKTKQIEIPRNKIAKARHAVMI, encoded by the coding sequence ATGAGTAAAATCACTGAGGAAGTAGAAACAATCATAACTCCTATTTTAGACGAATTGAATTTTGAATTAGTTGAAGTTGAATACACTAAAGAGGGGAAAGATCATTTCTTAAGAATCTCTATTGATAAAGAGGGCGGTGTCAATTTAAATGATTGCACACTTGCTTCTGAAAAAATCAGCGAGGCAATGGATGAGAATGATCCAATTCCAGATATGTACTACTTAGACGTAGCATCACCAGGTGCGGAACGTCCAATTAAAAAAGAAAAAGATTATCACAATGCAATTGATAAACCAGTATTTGTATCATTATATGCGCCAATTGAAGGCGATAAAGAGTGGCTTGGAATTTTAAAAGCTGTTGATGATGACACAATCACGATGGAAGTTAAAGAAAAAGCTAAAACAAAACAAATTGAAATACCAAGAAATAAAATTGCAAAAGCACGTCACGCTGTAATGATTTAA
- a CDS encoding DNA polymerase III subunit alpha translates to MAMTNQEKFKVLADQIKVSNQLDQTIIEKGELTRVDVSNKNRTWEFQITLPYFLSHEDYLIFTNAITEEFKEIAKVDWHFTIQDTSNQDEHAIKYFGHCIEHTALSPKVKGQLKQKRLIMSGNVLKVMTSNDIERNHFDKVCNGSLVKAFRKCGFDIDKVVFETDDSSSYDDLASLEAHIQEEDEKSAREATEKIEKIKAEKAKQQDNNESNVDKCQIGKPIQIDNIKPIESIIEEEFKVAIEGVIFDINLKELKSGRHIVELKVTDYTDSLVLKMFTRKNKDDLDHFKALSVGKWVRAQGRIEEDTFVRDLVMMMTDIEEIKKTPKQDKAEEKRVEFHLHTSMSQMDGIPNISAYVNQAAKWGHKAIAVTDHNVVQAFPDAHGAAEKNGIKMIYGMEGMLVDDGVPIAYKPTDRDLKEATYVVFDVETTGLSNQYDQIIELAAVKVKDGEIIDKFERFSNPHEKLSETIINLTHITDDMLTDAPEIEEVLTEFKEWVGDAIFVAHNASFDMGFIDTGYERLGFGPSTNGVIDTLELSRTINTEYGKHGLNFLAKKYGVELTQHHRAIYDTEATAYIFIKMVQQMKELGVTNHKDINQKLSNEDAYKRARPTHVTLIVQTQEGLKNLFKIVSASLVKYYYRTPRIPRSLLNEYREGILVGTACDEGELFTAVMQRDQSEVEKIAKYYDFIEVQPPKLYQDLIDRELIRDTETLYEIYERILKAGESTGIPVIATGNAHYLYEHDAIARKILIASQPGNPLNRSTLPEAHFRTTDEMLDEFHFLGEEKAHEIVVKNTNELADRIEKVIPIKDQLFTPRMDGANEEIRELSYTNAKKLYGEDLPQIVIDRLEKELASIIGNGFSVIYLISQRLVKKSLDDGYLVGSRGSVGSSFVATMTEITEVNPLPPHYICPNCKTSEFFDDGSVGSGFDLPDKQCSTCGAELIKEGQDIPFETFLGFKGDKVPDIDLNFSGEYQPNAHNYTKVLFGEDKVFRAGTIGTVAEKTAFGYVKGYLNDQGIHKRGAEIDRLVKGCTGVKRTTGQHPGGIIVVPDYMDIYDFTPIQYPADDQSASWMTTHFDFHSIHDNVLKLDILGHDDPTMIRMLQDLSGIDPKTIPVDDKETMQIFSSPESLGVTEEEILCKTGTFGVPEFGTGFVRQMLEDTKPTTFSELVQISGLSHGTDVWLGNAQELIRSGICDLSSVIGCRDDIMVYLMYAGLEPSMAFKTMESVRKGKGLTEEMIDAMKENNVPDWYLDSCLKIKYMFPKAHAAAYVLMAVRIAYFKVHHPLYYYASYFTIRASDFDLITMIKDKESIKNTVKDMYSRYMDLGKKEKDVLTVLEIMNEMAHRGFRMQPISLEKSQAFDFIIEGDTLIPPFISVPGLGENVAKRIVEAREDGPFLSKEDLNKKAGLSQKIIEYLDDLGSLPNLPDKAQLSIFDM, encoded by the coding sequence ATGGCAATGACGAATCAAGAAAAATTCAAAGTACTCGCTGACCAGATTAAAGTTTCCAATCAACTAGATCAAACAATAATTGAAAAAGGTGAATTAACGCGAGTAGATGTGTCAAATAAAAATAGAACGTGGGAATTTCAAATTACATTGCCATATTTTCTATCACATGAAGATTATTTAATATTCACTAATGCGATTACTGAAGAATTTAAAGAAATTGCCAAAGTTGATTGGCATTTTACAATTCAAGATACAAGTAATCAAGATGAGCATGCTATCAAATATTTTGGTCATTGTATAGAACACACTGCACTTTCACCTAAAGTAAAAGGTCAACTTAAACAGAAGCGTTTAATTATGTCTGGTAATGTGTTGAAAGTAATGACCTCTAATGACATCGAAAGAAATCACTTTGACAAAGTATGTAATGGTAGCTTAGTAAAAGCTTTTCGTAAATGTGGTTTTGATATTGATAAAGTTGTTTTTGAAACAGACGACTCAAGTTCTTATGATGATTTAGCTTCATTAGAAGCACATATTCAAGAAGAAGATGAAAAAAGTGCTCGTGAAGCAACTGAAAAAATTGAAAAAATCAAAGCAGAAAAAGCGAAACAACAAGATAACAATGAAAGTAATGTTGATAAGTGTCAAATTGGTAAACCGATACAAATTGATAATATAAAACCAATTGAATCAATCATTGAGGAAGAGTTCAAAGTAGCGATTGAAGGGGTTATATTTGATATTAACCTAAAAGAATTAAAGAGTGGTCGTCATATTGTTGAGTTAAAAGTCACAGACTACACAGATTCTCTTGTACTTAAGATGTTTACAAGAAAAAATAAAGATGATTTAGATCACTTTAAGGCACTAAGTGTAGGTAAATGGGTACGCGCTCAAGGACGTATTGAAGAAGACACGTTTGTAAGAGATTTAGTAATGATGATGACTGATATAGAAGAAATCAAAAAGACACCTAAGCAAGATAAAGCTGAAGAAAAGCGTGTAGAGTTTCATTTACATACATCAATGAGTCAAATGGATGGTATTCCTAATATAAGTGCATATGTTAATCAAGCTGCAAAATGGGGACATAAAGCGATAGCAGTTACAGATCATAATGTCGTTCAAGCCTTTCCTGATGCTCATGGTGCCGCTGAAAAAAATGGTATTAAAATGATTTATGGTATGGAAGGTATGCTCGTAGATGACGGAGTACCTATTGCTTACAAACCAACAGATCGAGATCTTAAAGAAGCAACTTATGTTGTATTTGACGTTGAAACAACTGGACTTTCAAACCAATACGATCAAATTATAGAATTGGCCGCCGTTAAAGTTAAAGACGGGGAAATTATTGATAAATTTGAACGATTTAGTAATCCACACGAAAAATTATCAGAAACAATCATTAATTTAACTCACATTACTGATGATATGTTGACTGATGCACCTGAGATTGAGGAAGTATTGACTGAATTTAAAGAGTGGGTTGGGGATGCTATATTTGTAGCACATAATGCATCATTTGATATGGGCTTTATTGACACTGGCTATGAAAGACTTGGCTTTGGGCCATCAACGAATGGTGTCATTGATACTTTAGAACTATCACGTACGATTAATACTGAATATGGTAAACACGGATTAAACTTTTTAGCGAAAAAGTATGGTGTAGAATTAACTCAACACCATAGAGCTATTTATGATACTGAGGCTACAGCTTATATCTTCATTAAGATGGTTCAGCAAATGAAAGAGTTAGGAGTTACAAATCATAAAGACATTAATCAAAAACTGTCTAATGAAGATGCATATAAACGTGCACGTCCGACACATGTGACATTAATTGTTCAAACACAGGAAGGCTTAAAGAACTTATTTAAAATTGTAAGTGCCTCATTAGTTAAATACTATTATCGAACTCCTAGAATTCCACGTTCATTATTAAATGAATACCGTGAAGGCATACTAGTTGGAACAGCTTGTGATGAAGGTGAATTATTCACTGCTGTAATGCAGAGAGACCAATCGGAAGTTGAAAAAATCGCTAAATATTATGATTTTATTGAAGTACAACCACCTAAACTGTATCAAGATCTTATTGATAGAGAACTCATTAGAGATACTGAAACACTTTATGAAATTTATGAACGTATATTAAAAGCTGGAGAAAGTACAGGTATTCCAGTAATAGCGACAGGAAATGCGCATTATTTATATGAACATGACGCAATTGCTCGTAAAATCTTAATCGCATCTCAACCTGGTAATCCTTTGAATCGCTCAACTTTACCAGAAGCGCATTTTAGAACGACAGATGAGATGTTAGATGAGTTTCACTTTTTAGGCGAAGAAAAAGCACATGAAATAGTTGTTAAAAACACAAATGAATTAGCGGACCGAATTGAAAAAGTTATTCCAATTAAAGATCAATTGTTTACGCCACGTATGGATGGAGCAAATGAAGAAATTCGTGAACTAAGCTACACGAATGCCAAAAAATTATATGGTGAAGATTTACCACAAATCGTAATCGATCGTCTTGAAAAAGAACTAGCAAGTATCATCGGAAATGGTTTCTCGGTTATCTATTTAATTTCACAACGTCTTGTTAAAAAATCTCTAGATGATGGATATTTAGTAGGTTCGCGTGGTTCGGTTGGATCTAGTTTTGTGGCAACAATGACTGAAATAACTGAAGTTAATCCATTGCCACCTCATTACATTTGTCCTAACTGTAAAACGAGTGAATTCTTTGATGATGGGTCTGTAGGTTCAGGGTTTGACTTACCTGATAAACAATGTAGCACTTGTGGTGCTGAACTTATTAAAGAAGGGCAAGACATACCATTTGAAACATTCTTAGGATTTAAGGGAGATAAAGTTCCCGATATTGACTTGAACTTTAGTGGTGAGTACCAACCAAACGCTCATAACTATACTAAAGTGCTTTTCGGGGAAGACAAGGTTTTCCGTGCAGGAACAATAGGTACAGTTGCCGAAAAAACGGCGTTTGGATATGTTAAAGGCTATTTAAATGACCAAGGTATCCATAAACGTGGTGCGGAAATCGATCGTCTGGTTAAAGGATGTACAGGTGTAAAACGTACAACAGGACAACATCCAGGTGGGATTATAGTAGTTCCTGATTACATGGATATTTATGATTTCACCCCGATACAATATCCTGCAGATGATCAAAGCGCTTCTTGGATGACAACGCATTTCGACTTCCATTCCATCCATGATAATGTTTTAAAACTTGATATATTAGGACATGATGATCCTACAATGATTCGTATGTTACAAGATTTATCTGGTATAGATCCTAAGACCATTCCAGTAGATGATAAAGAGACAATGCAAATCTTTAGTAGTCCTGAATCATTAGGTGTAACTGAAGAGGAGATACTTTGTAAGACTGGAACATTCGGTGTACCTGAATTTGGTACAGGATTTGTTCGACAAATGTTAGAAGATACGAAACCAACAACTTTTTCAGAACTTGTACAAATATCAGGACTATCTCATGGTACTGATGTTTGGTTAGGTAATGCACAAGAATTGATTCGTTCAGGTATTTGTGATTTATCAAGCGTTATAGGTTGTCGTGATGATATCATGGTTTATTTAATGTATGCAGGATTAGAACCGTCAATGGCCTTTAAAACAATGGAATCAGTGCGTAAAGGTAAAGGTCTAACTGAAGAAATGATAGACGCTATGAAAGAGAATAATGTACCAGATTGGTATTTAGATTCTTGTCTGAAAATTAAGTACATGTTCCCTAAAGCTCACGCAGCCGCATATGTACTAATGGCAGTGAGAATTGCATATTTCAAAGTACATCATCCGCTTTATTATTATGCATCTTATTTCACAATTCGTGCATCAGACTTTGATTTAATTACTATGATTAAAGACAAAGAAAGCATAAAGAATACAGTCAAAGATATGTATTCAAGATACATGGACCTCGGTAAAAAAGAAAAAGATGTTCTTACTGTCTTAGAAATTATGAATGAAATGGCTCACCGCGGATTCCGTATGCAACCAATCAGTCTAGAGAAAAGTCAGGCATTTGACTTTATTATTGAAGGAGATACTTTAATTCCTCCATTTATTTCTGTACCTGGACTTGGAGAGAATGTTGCTAAACGTATTGTTGAAGCGCGAGAAGATGGTCCATTCCTATCTAAAGAAGATTTAAATAAAAAGGCTGGATTATCTCAAAAAATAATTGAGTATCTTGATGATTTAGGTTCTTTACCTAATCTTCCAGATAAGGCACAATTGTCTATTTTTGATATGTAA
- a CDS encoding phosphatidate cytidylyltransferase, producing MKVRTLTAIIALLIFLPILLMGGTTLMLFAYLLALIALKELLNMNMIKLISVPGIFSALALIIIMLPQSAGDWVSDIQLKSLIAMSFILLSYTVLSKNRFSFMDAAFCLMSVAYVGIGFMYFYATRSDGLHYILYAFLVVWLTDTGAYIFGRLMGKHKLWPVISPNKTIEGFIGGLICSLIVPIVMLFFVDFNLNIWLLLLVTIILSIFGQLGDLVESGFKRHFGVKDSGRILPGHGGILDRFDSFMFVLPLLNILLIQM from the coding sequence ATGAAAGTTAGAACTTTAACCGCAATTATAGCATTGTTAATTTTTCTACCCATTCTATTGATGGGTGGTACAACGTTAATGTTGTTTGCGTACTTACTAGCTTTAATTGCATTAAAAGAACTTTTAAATATGAATATGATTAAATTAATTTCAGTCCCTGGTATTTTCAGTGCTTTAGCATTAATAATTATTATGTTACCTCAATCTGCAGGTGACTGGGTTAGTGACATTCAATTAAAAAGTTTAATCGCAATGAGTTTTATTTTACTAAGTTACACTGTACTGTCAAAAAACAGATTTAGTTTTATGGATGCTGCTTTCTGTCTTATGTCAGTTGCATATGTCGGTATTGGATTTATGTATTTCTATGCAACACGTTCAGATGGCTTACATTACATACTTTATGCATTCTTAGTGGTGTGGTTAACAGATACAGGTGCTTATATTTTCGGTCGACTAATGGGTAAACATAAATTATGGCCAGTAATTAGTCCGAATAAAACTATTGAAGGTTTTATTGGCGGATTAATTTGTAGTTTAATTGTGCCAATTGTTATGTTGTTCTTCGTTGATTTCAACTTAAATATTTGGTTACTATTATTAGTAACTATCATCTTGAGTATCTTTGGTCAACTTGGAGATTTAGTTGAATCAGGATTTAAACGTCATTTTGGTGTTAAAGATTCTGGTAGAATTTTACCGGGGCACGGTGGTATATTAGACCGATTTGATAGTTTCATGTTTGTTTTACCATTACTCAACATTTTATTAATACAAATGTAG